The proteins below are encoded in one region of Hordeum vulgare subsp. vulgare chromosome 3H, MorexV3_pseudomolecules_assembly, whole genome shotgun sequence:
- the LOC123439253 gene encoding uncharacterized protein LOC123439253 — protein sequence MAAGTLQIRPRAKGLWLLVRRLLCRGNKLHRPTAGAGDQQGDGCGEKRSLLGRSGSLEELLGPDVAGAVRRSSARKDVQVQRVLLPERQRQHHEDVAEGRPAEATPDAPQAASAAAVQQYRRFMFGGFRRRLMMRRQWRPMLVAIPE from the coding sequence ATGGCTGCCGGGACGCTGCAGATCAGGCCACGGGCCAAGGGCTTGTGGCTGCTGGTGCGCCGGCTGCTCTGCCGCGGCAACAAGCTGCACAGACCGACCGCGGGCGCCGGGGACCAGCAGGGAGACGGATGCGGGGAGAAGAGGAGCCTCCTCGGCCGGAGCGGCTCCCTGGAGGAGCTCCTGGGGCCGGACGTCGCCGGCGCCGTCCGCCGCAGCAGCGCCAGGAAAGACGTCCAGGTCCAGCGCGTGCTGCTGCCTGAGCGGCAACGGCAGCATCACGAGGATGTGGCGGAGGGTCGCCCGGCGGAGGCCACGCCGGACGCGCCGCAGGCAGCTAGCGCCGCGGCCGTGCAGCAGTACCGGAGGTTCATGTTCGGCGGGTTCCGGCGGCGGCTGATGATGCGGAGACAGTGGCGGCCGATGCTCGTCGCCATCCCGGAGTGA